A single Acropora palmata chromosome 5, jaAcrPala1.3, whole genome shotgun sequence DNA region contains:
- the LOC141880498 gene encoding uncharacterized protein LOC141880498, whose protein sequence is MSKERMSKERIHTGEKPFKCQQCDKYFRGAGDLKRHVRIHTGEKPFKCKHCEKCFNQRGILKIHERIHTGEKPFKCKQCGKCFRERKSLKSHERVHTGEKPFKCKQCEKCFNQRGSLKIHERVHNGEKPFKCRQCDKSFRDGRSLKYHERVHTGEEPFKCKQCEKCFNQRASLKIHERIHTGEKPFKCKHCDKCFNQRGNLNIHERIHTGEKPFKCRQCDKCFREIRSLKYHERIHTGEKPFKCRQCDKCFREIRSLKYHERVHTGEKPFKCKQCKKCFRKAAHLTRHERIHTEEKSYKCNHCDKCFSSAQNLRRHDGVHCNEKSREKGPRTKSRGTQESARKDDNNTYDLGIRRPCTIQEDCLNQNEEYICWICQEKLKSEKLLSKHYQDHIALLP, encoded by the coding sequence ATGTCAAAAGAAAGAATGTCAAAAGAAAGAATTCAcactggagaaaagccttttAAATGCCAACAATGTGACAAATATTTTAGGGGAGCAGGAGATTTGAAAAGACACGTAAGAATTCACACTGGAGAGAagccttttaaatgcaaacattgtgagaaatgttttaatcaacgagggattttaaaaatccatgaaagaattcacactggagagaagccttttaaatgcaaacaatgtggcaaatgttttagggaacgaaaaagtttaaaatctCATGAAAGAGTTCATACTGGAGAGAagccttttaaatgcaaacaatgtgaGAAATGTTTTAATCAACGAGGAAGTTTAAAAATCCATGAAAGAGTTCACAATGGAGAGAAGCCTTTTAAATGCAGACAATGTGACAAATCTTTTAGGGACGGAAGAAGTTTAAAATATCATGAAAGAGTTCACACTGGAGAGGAGCCttttaaatgtaaacaatgtgAGAAATGTTTTAATCAACGAGCAAGTTTAAAAATCCATGAAAGAATTCACACTGGAGAGAagccttttaaatgcaaacattGTGACAAATGTTTTAATCAACGAGGAAATTTAAATATCCACGAAAGAATTCACACTGGAGAGAAGCCTTTTAAATGCAGACAATGTGACAAATGTTTCAGGGAAATAAGAagtttgaaatatcacgaaagaattcacaCTGGAGAGAAGCCTTTTAAATGCAGACAATGTGACAAATGTTTCAGGGAAATAAGAAGtttgaaatatcatgaaagagttcacactggagagaagccttttaaatgcaaacaatgtAAGAAATGTTTTCGCAAAGCAGCACATTTAACAAGACACGAAAGAATTCACACCGAAGAGAAGTCCTATAAATGCAACCATTGTGACAAGTGCTTTAGCAGTGCTCAAAATTTAAGGAGGCATGATGGAGTCCATTGTAATGAGAAGTCTAGAGAAAAAGGGCCACGTACAAAATCTCGTGGTACACAGGAAAGTGCCAGGAaagatgataataatacaTATGACTTGGGGATACGTCGTCCCTGTACCATCCAAGAAGATTGTTTAAACCAGAATGAAGAATACATTTGTTGGATTTGTCAAGAGAAGTTAAAGAGTGAAAAGCTTCTTTCCAAGCATTACCAAGATCATATTGCACTGTTGCCGTAG
- the LOC141881514 gene encoding uncharacterized protein LOC141881514, whose amino-acid sequence MEIPVTEQQIPTPELVEQWEHLRSLAERMHKFIPNLEIGLLIGSNCPAALEPLEVVPRGEEGPYAMRLHRGWTLTGPLHVRGTPNPSNVVCRRITVREAESVKEMISPRPIQQMFELDFNDRKSASDECSYSQEDRRFITGLEQSVQHHDGHYVIPLPFRNSRTKMPNDRDQALKRTMWQRKKMLRDEKYRNDYVHFVNEMISKGHARKVPEDRLEVEPGKIWYLPHHEIYHPKKPHKIRIVFDCSAKYGGISDDGTPLRTESQSGSLVAETIRRNFYVDDCLRSVDDEQAAIELIQGLSEAYAHRGFNLNKFISNSRAVLQSVPPEKRYKEVRDLDLGSNRLPVERALGVQWCVDSDVFRIVLNNKPPTRRGILSVGSSIYDPLGFAAPFTLPARKILQDVCREEMGWDDTVPEQYQVKWAQWLSELPLLEQFKVNRCVKPAEFGPVVSQQIHLFSNASSVGYGSVAYSRLRDDSNRIYCSFLMGNARLALIKSVTIPRLELTAATVSVRVGVLLKREVDGNPDFVYHTDSTTVLRYIAESVEVHRHKGKPGR is encoded by the exons ATGGAAATACCTGTAACTGAACAGCAAATCCCAACCCCTGAATTGGTGGAGCAGTGGGAACACCTACGAAGTTTAGCCGAAAGGATGCACAAGTTTATTCCGAACTTAGAGATTGGCCTGCTGATTGGCAGTAATTGTCCTGCAGCACTGGAACCTTTAGAAGTAGTGCCAAGAGGTGAAGAAGGACCTTATGCAATGCGATTGCATCGTGGTTGGACTTTGACTGGACCTCTGCATGTAAGGGGCACTCCAAACCCTAGTAACGTCGTTTGCCGTAGAATCACAGTTCGGGAGGCAGAATCAGTTAAGGAGATGATATCGCCCCGACCCATTCAGCAGATGTTCGAGTTAGATTTTAACGACCGCAAGTCTGCTTCAGACGAATGCAGTTATTCTCAGGAGGACAGAAGGTTCATCACTGGGTTAGAGCAAAGCGTCCAACACCATGATGGTCATTATGTAATACCATTGCCATTTAGAAATTCACGAACGAAGATGCCGAACGATCGCGATCAAGCATTGAAACGAACGATGTGGCAGAGAAAGAAGATGCTGCGTGATGAGAAGTACAGGAATGATTATGTTCATTTTGTAAACGAGATGATATCAAAGGGTCATGCAAGAAAGGTGCCTGAAGACCGTTTAGAAGTTGAACCCGGAAAGATATGGTACTTGCCACATCATGAAATTTACCATCCTAAAAAGCCCCACAAAATTCGCATAGTCTTCGACTGTAGTGCAAAGTATGGAG GAATATCAGATGACGGTACACCTCTTCGGACCGAATCTCAAAGTGGATCACTTGTAGCTGAAACCATCCGACGAAACTTCTACGTGGACGATTGCCTTCGTTCCGTCGACGATGAACAAGCTGCCATTGAATTGATCCAAGGTCTTAGTGAAGCATATGCACACAGGGGGTTTAACTTGAACAAGTTTATAAGCAACAGCCGCGCTGTCTTGCAATCTGTTCCGCCCGAGAAACGTTATAAAGAAGTCAGAGACCTTGACCTCGGTAGCAATCGTTTGCCCGTTGAACGTGCGCTCGGGGTTCAATGGTGTGTAGACTCTGATGTCTTTCGTATAGTTCTTAATAACAAACCACCGACAAGAAGAGGAATATTGTCTGTAGGCTCCTCAATTTATGACCCACTGGGCTTTGCCGCGCCATTTACGCTTCCAGCGAGGAAGATACTCCAGGACGTTTGTCGCGAAGAGATGGGATGGGATGACACTGTTCCTGAGCAATACCAAGTTAAATGGGCCCAATGGCTAAGCGAACTACCTCTTTTGGAGCAGTTCAAGGTTAATAGGTGTGTCAAGCCAGCAGAGTTCGGACCCGTGGTGTCCCAACAGATACACCTTTTCTCCAATGCTAGTTCTGTTGGATATGGCTCTGTTGCTTACTCAAGACTGCGTGATGACAGCAACCGCATTTACTGTTCATTCCTTATGGGCAATGCACGACTTGCTCTCATCAAATCTGTCACCATACCACGTCTAGAGTTAACAGCTGCCACCGTCTCAGTTCGAGTTGGAGTTTTGTTGAAGAGAGAAGTTGACGGCAATCCTGATTTCGTTTACCATACGGATTCCACCACCGTGTTGCGCTATATTGCTGAATCAGTGGAAGTACATAGACATAAAGGAAAACCCGGCAGATGA
- the LOC141880495 gene encoding uncharacterized protein LOC141880495, whose product MNVKEEVSRNNNNLADQRKPSITKTVKRKDTEEPCSPLTVQDQVEAELAILKFDQDLAFGKEIPALQELENENSLDKEKLHKRVKASTKNNSPIQRLDPFLENGILRVGGRLRRADLPHETKHPAILPWKGRKEVKRYGALFTCLVSRAVHIEVASSLESSSFIQVLRHFIARRGPVREMRSDNGADFVGARNELLHAIEEMDHREIRAKLKKENIDWIFNPPAASHMGGVWERQIKTTRKILAGLMEEYGHCLDEESFGTLICEVEAINNSRPLTTVAGEPNDLEPLSPNHIVTTKSTVILPPPGKFQNSDMYMRRRWRRVQYLANLFWSRWKKEYLAVMQERHKWQHPQRSLVEGDVVIIREENAPRNAWSLALVVRVEPDSQGLVRSAVVRTRETTLRRPVNKLVLILPKEEQEGDQEK is encoded by the coding sequence ATGAATGTCAAGGAGGAAGTATCacgaaacaacaacaacctcGCAGATCAAAGGAAGCCTTCAATAACTAAAACAGTTAAGCGTAAGGACACTGAAGAGCCTTGCTCACCTCTTACCGTGCAAGACCAGGTAGAGGCCGAGCTCGCTATCTTAAAATTTGACCAGGACCTAGCTTTTGGTAAAGAAATCCCCGCCCTCCAAGAGTTGGAGAATGAGAATAGCCTGGACAAGGAGAAGCTGCATAAACGGGTGAAAGCAAGTACAAAGAACAACAGTCCTATCCAGCGCCTTGACCCCTTCTTAGAAAACGGTATACTCAGAGTTGGAGGTAGACTCAGGCGTGCAGATTTGCCACACGAAACGAAGCATCCAGCAATTTTGCCATGGAAAGGGCGCAAGGAAGTGAAAAGATACGGCGCTCTTTTCACGTGTTTGGTTAGCCGAGCAGTCCATATTGAGGTCGCAAGTTCTCTTGAGTCAAGTTCATTTATTCAAGTACTCCGGCACTTCATCGCCCGCCGTGGTCCTGTCAGAGAGATGAGGAGCGATAATGGCGCAGACTTCGTTGGCGCACGAAATGAGTTGCTCCACGCCATAGAAGAGATGGACCATAGAGAAATCCGCGCCAAACTCAAGAAGGAAAACATTGACTGGATCTTCAATCCACCCGCCGCCAGCCATATGGGCGGCGTGTGGGAGCGACAGATCAAGACCACAAGGAAAATCCTTGCTGGATTAATGGAAGAATATGGTCATTGCTTAGATGAGGAATCATTTGGGACCCTCATTTGTGAAGTGGAGGCAATAAATAATTCAAGACCCCTGACGACAGTTGCTGGCGAGCCTAACGACCTTGAGCCGCTTTCTCCCAACCACATCGTGACAACCAAGTCAACTGTGATATTACCACCACCAGGAAAGTTTCAGAACAGTGATATGTATATGCGTCGGCGGTGGCGAAGAGTGCAATATTTAGCAAACCTATTTTGGTCCCGGTGGAAGAAGGAGTACCTCGCTGTGATGCAGGAAAGGCATAAATGGCAACATCCTCAGCGAAGTCTGGTTGAAGGGGATGTCGTGATAATCCGAGAAGAGAATGCCCCACGTAATGCCTGGTCGTTGGCCCTTGTTGTGCGAGTGGAGCCGGATTCACAAGGCCTTGTCAGGTCTGCTGTCGTCAGAACGCGAGAAACTACGCTGAGAAGACCAGTCAACAAGCTTGTCCTAATCCTGCCCAAGGAGGAACAGGAAGGAGATCAAGAGAAGTAA